One Xyrauchen texanus isolate HMW12.3.18 chromosome 2, RBS_HiC_50CHRs, whole genome shotgun sequence genomic window carries:
- the mylk3 gene encoding myosin light chain kinase 3 isoform X1, producing MSKQETLATCIARMYEGGRLENSGTPSGTIKKSSTTLIGSLSKVEVKLNVLEGKMEQIEHTQTEVLQKLSSLCHGMESLEKSLMQHKQGSQESNLVKNGQVEGNKLPLLTEVRSLCGETVDLLHNLKQESQQQTKKISGIESSLSTLDKVLGYVGDAFRNSKIVEFILSGVVPWRKQGLLDTVEEEKNKTDDNSIKPKDSVCHQSTQTSEEVQEVSVKTELQRPEVTVSTFPSLPTPETLTGSSEPLHTVSGGEWSNKALRKAKEVTGKSREPARVQTFAPEVHLEVEETEVHDVPTQETDRPAALPIKTEGVTVTTAKVEEDVAFQPERDLEQAGVSQVGVEVSIKPTFLVEEVKRKLEVPQKQTKCSLFGEKASPKTTVIGQQQLEQNILVPQKQTEHSLVGEKASLKTTVSREIEKKLEVHQEPQLCTKDLVNKDSETKSPHKKSAEVVTPVPKHNENKLETDPLVKNCAAPSPQTTDHVEGGNATSGPLRKAESHLIIDDSPPLPAPFEHRIVSAKQVPMSSYYAVNPNVLLGGGRFGQVHKCAELSSGLTLASKMIKVRGMKERDEVKNEIGVMNQLNHVNLIQLYDAFESRTNLTLIMEYVEGGELFERIVDENYQLTELDAIVFTRQICEGVQYLHQQYILHLDLKPENILCVNSTGNQIKIIDFGLARKYRPREKLKVNFGTPEFLAPEVVNYDFVSFPTDMWSVGVITYMLLSGLSPFLGDNDTETMNNILHAQWYFDTEAFENVSEEAKDFITRLLIPAKCSRLSASGCMKHSWLNNLEDKAKMYKVRLKSQLSLQRYLTAHRQWKKHFYAVAAANRLKRFQKNRSVSTPN from the exons ATGAGTAAACAGGAGACTCTGGCAACCTGTATTGCCAGAATGTATGAGGGTGGCAGACTGGAGAACTCTGGAACGCCATCCGGAACAATTAAGAAGTCGAGCACTACTTTGATAGGTAGCCTGAGCAAAGTGGAGGTCAAGTTGAACGTCCTGGAGGGGAAAATGGAACAAATTGAGCATACACAGACAGAGGTGCTCCAAAAGCTGAGCTCACTGTGTCATGGAATGGAATCGTTGGAGAAGAGCCTTATGCAACACAAGCAGGGCAGCCAAGAATCAAATCTGGTCAAAAATGGCCAAGTAGAGGGCAACAAGCTCCCCTTGCTTACTGAGGTCAGATCGCTTTGTGGAGAAACTGTGGATCTGCTTCATAATCTCAAGCAGGAGAGTCAGCAGCAGACGAAGAAAATCAGTGGTATTGAAAGTTCTCTGTCCACACTCGATAAAGTACTAGGGTATGTGGGAGATGCTTTCCGCAACTCAAAGATTGTAGAGTTTATCCTCAGTGGTGTGGTGCCATGGAGGAAGCAAGGCCTTCTGGACACTGTAGAGGAAGAG aaaaacaaaacagatgaCAACAGTATTAAGCCCAAAGACAGTGTGTGCCACCAGAGCACACAGACTTCAGAGGAGGTTCAAGAAGTTTCAG TTAAGACTGAGCTCCAGCGGCCAGAGGTCACTGTTTCCACTTTCCCCAGTCTACCTACTCCTGAAACCCTGACAGGATCATCTGAACCTCTGCACACTGTTAGTGGAGGAGAATGGTCCAATAAAGCTTTACGTAAGGCCAAGGAGGTCACCGGGAAAAGCAGAGAGCCGGCACGTGTCCAGACATTTGCTCCTGAAGTCCATCTTGAAGTTGAGGAGACTGAGGTGCATGATGTACCCACACAGGAGACAGATAGACCGGCTGCATTGCCAATTAAAACAGAAGGTGTCACAGTTACAACAGCTAAAGTGGAAGAAGATGTGGCTTTTCAGCCAGAGAG GGATCTTGAACAGGCAGGAGTTTCACAGGTTGGTGTGGAGGTTTCAATCAAGCCAACATTTCTTGTAGAGGAAGTTAAGCGGAAGTTGGAGGTTCCtcaaaaacagacaaaatgtTCACTGTTTGGTGAGAAGGCCTCACCCAAGACAACAGTTATTGGACAACAGCAACTGGAGCAGAATATTTTGGTTCCTCAAAAACAGACAGAACATTCACTAGTTGGTGAGAAGGCCTCACTCAAGACAACAGTTTCTAGAGAAATAGAGAAAAAGTTGGAAGTTCATCAAGAACCTCAGCTTTGCACCAAAGATCTTGTCAACAAGGATTCAGAGACTAAGTCACCACATAAAAAGTCAGCAGAGGTGGTGACACCTGTACCAAAACATAATGAGAACAAGCTGGAAACTGATCCACTTGTGAAGAACTGTGCAGCTCCTAGTCCACAAACAACAGACCATGTTGAAGGAGGAAATGCAACATCAGGACCTCTGAGAAAAGCTGAGTCACATCTGATCATTG ATGACAGTCCACCACTTCCAGCCCCATTTGAGCATCGCATCGTCAGTGCCAAGCAGGTTCCCATGAGTTCATATTATGCAGTCAACCCAAATGTGCTGCTGGGCGG aggCCGTTTTGGACAAGTACATAAGTGCGCTGAGTTGTCATCGGGTCTTACTCTGGCTAGTAAGATGATAAAAGTACGGGGAATGAAAGAGAGG GATGAAGTTAAGAATGAAATTGGAGTTATGAACCAGTTAAACCACGTGAATCTGATTCAGCTGTATGATGCCTTTGAGTCTCGGACTAACCTCACTCTCATTATGGAATA TGTGGAGGGAGGTGAATTATTTGAACGAATTGTTGATGAGAATTACCAGCTGACGGAGCTGGATGCCATCGTGTTTACCAGGCAGATTTGTGAGGGGGTACAGTACCTTCACCAGCAGTACATTCTTCATTTAGATCTTAAG CCAGAAAACATATTATGTGTGAACAGCACTGGGAATCAGATCAAGATCATTGACTTTGGACTCGCCAGAAA GTATAGGCCCAGAGAAAAGCTGAAGGTCAACTTTGGGACCCCAGAGTTCCTGGCACCAGAAGTTGTCAACTATGACTTTGTGTCATTTCCTACAGATATGTGGAGCGTTGGTGTCATTACATACATGCT TTTGAGTGGCCTTTCTCCATTCCTGGGTGACAACGACACAGAGACAATGAACAACATTCTGCATGCCCAGTGGTACTTTGACACAGAGGCATTTGAGAACGTGTCCGAGGAAGCCAAAGACTTTATCACCAGACTTCTTATACCTGCCAAATG